AGTTGAAAGAATCATTAGATAAAAATTTAATAGAAGAAGTTTGTGCTTTTGCTAATTCCAGTGGCGGAAAAATTATACTCGGAGTTACAGATAAAGGTATTATAAAAGGAATCAATACAGATAATGCCACTCGTTCAAAAGTACAAGATATGTTACAACAGCTTGAACCTTCTTTACCTATTATAATCAGTGTGCTTGAAAATTTAATAATAATTGATGTACCTCAGGGAACAGAAAAACCTTATGGTTGTTCAAGAGGATTTTTTTTAAGAATTGGTCCAAATAGTCAAAAATTATCAAGAAATGAAATCGTTAGTTTTTTTGAAAAAGAAGGTCGAATTCGTTTTGATGAATTAGAAAACAGAAAAGCTGATTTCAGTAATGACTTTGACGAGAATGCATATAAGAAATTTATTCAACTTGCTAATATAACGCCGTCTATTGAAAAAACATATCTTTTAAAAAACCTTGACTGCTTAAATGAGAATAGTAAACTGACTAATGCTGGAGTACTCTTTTTTACAAAATCAACTGATTTCTTAATAAATCATGCAACTGTTGTATGTGTTTTATATAAAGGAAATGAAAAACTTCATATCTTAGATAAGAAAGATTTTAAATCCAGCATCATTGAAAATATTGAAAACGCTGTTCTTTTTGTACAAAGACATACAAATCTTGCCTATAAAATAGAGCATTTACAAAGAGAAGAAATACCGGAAATACCAGAACTAGCTTTAAGAGAATCTATTATTAATGCTGTTTGCCATCGAGATTACTTCCAAAAAGGCTCTAATGTTATGATTGAAATATTTGATGATAGAGTTGAGATATCAAATCCTGGAGGAATACCTTCTGAATTAGATCCGGCTGATTTTGGCACTAAAAGTGTAGCTCGGAATCCTGTTATCGCTTCATTATTACATCGAGTTGATTATATTGAGAAAATAGGTAGTGGAATAAACAGGATAAAAAATTCTGTCAGTGATCAAAACAGTTGTACAGTTGAGTTTAAGCTTACTGGCTTTTTTACAGTAACTTTTAAAAGAGTAGATATGATTATGAGCAGTAAAACTTCGGAGAAAACTTCGGAGAAAACTTCGGAGAAAACTTCGGAGAAAACTTCGGAGAAAACTTCGGAGAAAATATTAAATTTGTTAAAAGAAAACTCAACAATTACTATTCAGGATTTAGCAAATTTACTCAATAAATCTACAAGGGCTGTAGAGATGCAGATTAGCAAACTAAAGTCTGAGAATAAAATTTTAAGAATTGGTGCCGATAAAGGTGGATACTGGGAAGTTGTCGAAAAAGAATGAATCCGGACGGTATATGCTACAAGAAGGTTAGTTGGAAGAAATTAAAAAGAAGCAAAACAATAAAGGGGTTATAGGAATATGAACGACAATATACTGGTGCTGAATTTCAGCAGTTGAATGGTTAAATGACTAGAATACTTTCTTAAATGGAACCGATTTTGATTGAACTTTTAGAAAAATTCAGGTTTTTATATTTACCTTTTTTAGCAAAAGAGATAATCATGTCTCTAGCGATGAAGTCGCTGGATGGATTTTTTTCATAGCTATTCTACTTAGTATGTATTCCTGCCTATGAAATAGTGAATTATATAAAACAATTCAAAATTTGATAAGCTTAGAATTCTCAGAAGCTAATTTGTTCCTTTTTTTAAAAGAAATTTATTACCAGAATAGTGAAAACTACATGGATTTTTGATAAGAATCTTATATCCTTTTCCTGGTTGCATTTCATTGAGAGAATGATAATTCCATAACGGAACATTCAAATATCCTTCAATCGATTTAACAGCATAAATATTATTCAGAATATCAGATAAAACCTCGTCTACAGTAATTGAAGTATTCTTATAATAAGGTAAAAAATTCCACCCGATTTCTAGATCGATAATTTCAACTTCTGGATTAATAATATTCCCTTGTAAAGTTAAATTTACACTTTCTGTAGTTTTAACAAAGAAACAATCATCAAAATCCCATTGCATCTGAGATCTATTTTTCAATAATGGACTGTAAATATTTCCCAATTCATCTTTAACGAGAATTACACTATTGTTAATCTCTGAAAAAATTTGATCAATATTTGACTGTATCGGATTTATATATGAAGAAATAAGATTCCAACCTTTTTCTAATGAAATTGTTTGTGAACCTCCAATAACTTCGATGTTAAAGATATGATGAATCTGAGCAAAACCATCTGAAAAAGTTAGATTAATTTCATAATCACCAATATCACTCACTTGAGGAGTTCCAGATAATTTTTTAGTAGTATTATCATATACCATCCAACTTGGTATTGTCGCATTAGTAGTTTCAATATTATCACCATCTATGTCTTGAATTGCTATATCGTAGAGATATTCAGTTCCAATTAAAGCAATAGTTTCAGGGCTTGATGCTATTTCAGGTGATTTATTACCAAATGACCCTGTCAAAATAAAATTATTACCAAAGTTAGAACTATTAAAGTTAAGTAAATTATTGTTTATGTTAACTTGATTTATAGTTTCAAGTGTATCTACAGCATAAAATGAATTATACATATGATTTTCTGCTCCATTTAGGTCAGAATCTAAATATGAACAGTTAAAACTACATTCATAACCGGAAATACCATTCATTTTAATAGACCAGTACCTATTGATGGAGGAGCTAGCTGAACTTAAAGAAAATTTTTCACTCTTAAGTGATACTTCTACACTACTTTTATTAAAAACACCTGATGAAAAATTCAGCGTAATTGGAGTTATATTATCTCCATCAGCTATAGTATTAATTGGAAATGTAAAAATTCCTGAACTATTATAATCTTTTAATACGCTACCGCCATCTTCAATAGTTATGTATCCATTATCCCTTAAAACATCAACTCCCTCAGCAAAATAAACACTATTACTTCCTGTTCTAATTTTACTATCGTTTAGAAAAAGTGAATTTTCAATTCTTATGGGAATATTCAAACATATACCAAAAGGATTATTTAGCTCGAGTTTATTAAATGTTATAGAGTAAACTCCAGATAAAGTTTGAATACTTAAACCATTAAATAATGTTTTACCTCTAGAATTGTAATGAATTGGGTTAGCTGAGTTGTTTTGACTAATAAAATCTCCGGTAAGACTAAAAACTGCGTTTTCAAAAATATTTACAGCACCATATCCGAAACTTTTATAATCTCCATCAACAGTAAAAAAAGTACCATTTTCAACAACTATATAAGCACGATCATTACTTACAATCACTTTATCATCATCTTTCGAGTCGTTAATCTCTATCTTATAGTCAGTACTATTACTATGGACATGATAGGTAAAGAAAAATAAAACTATTAGAATTATAATATTTTTTTTCATCAGGTTATTCCTTTGATGAATTATTACTTTTTATCAAATCTTCAACAACTTTCTTTAATTCCTCGATCTGTTTTTGCTGATTTTCTATCAATAATTGCTGTTCCTGAATCGCTTTTGTTAATACTGGAACTATACCATCATAATTTATTCCTAAAGTCTCCCCTTTTTCAATGTCACCTTCCATACCACTTACAACCTCTGGTAATATTTCTCTGATCTCTTGTGCTATAAAACCCAGCTGTTCTTTTTTCTCTGTATCAGATTTGTAATTATATGAGACCGGTTTCAGCTTCATAATTTGTTTGATTCCATTTTTTTCATATGGAGTGATGTTTTCCTTCAATCTTGAGTCCGAAGCACTAACCCAAGTTTCTCCATCAGAATATGCTCCACCATCAAGTGCGAAGAGATGATAAGTATATATTGATCCAATCCCAACATTTCCATTTGTCATAACTGTAAATGAAATATCACCAGTATACATATTATCTTTTTCAGCTCCCCTCCTTACTTGAAAAGCTATGTTATAATCATTATCCTTCTCAGTTCCTATAACCATAGCTGCTTCTTTCCCGTAAAAGTAATAACTCGGCCATTCAAGATTTTCTGATACAATATGAAATCTATACTTTGGATTGACTCCAATCCCCACATCTCCTTCTTCTGTTAATCTTATCTTAGAAGATGGATAATTATTTTCATATACAGGAACTCTAATATCAGTCCAATTTTGATATCCATCATGACCAACTTCAATAACTGTTTGTTGATCCCAATATGATGCTCCCATCGAAAGTAATACTCCATAGGTTTCACCTAAATGAAGCAAACCGTATGGATTTAAAGTCTTAATTCCAAATTTACCAGCTTTATTAAATGTGAATAAATTCTGACTGGACTCAGATACAATCATCTGATCTGAGGATGCAGGAGAGAAAATTTGCCAGTCTGTGTCATAGGAAGTATCTGTTCTTTTGATTTGGTATCCTGACTGAACATTAGTTGAGACTGATGCAGAAATTCTATTTAAAGTTGTATTTGAAACTTCCAAACTATTAGTAGAATTAGTTGTACCAATGGAAACATTTCCACCAAAATAACTTTTTGCTGTACCATTGGAATAGAATGCGTAATTATTTGAAGCAGAATTTAAACCAGAAACATAAAAAGCATAATTGTTATTATTTCCAATGTTTTCTAAGTCAGCATAGTAGCCATAATTTGTTGAATTGCTTGCTCCATTTACATATGTATTAACTCCATAGTTTACAACACCACCAGATAATCCTTGAATTAAAATATTTGCACCGATATTGTATGTTGCTCCTGCAACATCTAAGGATATACCCCTATTCTGAAATCCTCCTACACCTTTAGCTTCAGACATAATAGAAAAATTATCATGATTGTTTAGATTAGATAGACTTCTAATTCCAATAGATCCTCCTTCTACCAATAATTTTGAAATACTCGGAGCAGCTCCTATACCAACATTGCCAGAATTATAGTATATATCATTACCATTTACTTCCCATTGATAGGAATTTTCACCACTGTTAATTTTCGTCCAAGCTGATCCGGTGTAATAGTAGTATCCTGTAATATCATCTGTTTGGAAAACTGTTAATCCTGAAGCTGGACTCGCAATAGCTTCTCTTTCAGATTTAGTCATTCTTGGTGCTAGAAATCCTTTTGTGGTTGAAGATACATCAAGCATAGCAGAAGGATGGGCTAAAGATCCAGTCGTGTTAATACCAACTGATTGTGCATTTATTACTGTTGTAAAAAACAACAATGCGATCAAAAAAAACTTTACACACTTAACCATATTTCACCTTATTATTTTATTTCCTGTGAAGTTAGATAACAACTTTATTAACTACTGTGATACAGATCAAATATAAGATATTGTGATCAAAAAAACACTACAATTAAATGAATTATTATGTATGGTTTGAATGCTATTCCAATGTAATTTCAATATTTCTAATCATGACACAACGAACATTTAATATCATCGTTAGTTTTATGATTTCCACTGAATGAAAAGCTCCATTCATCATGGCAACGTAGACAATCAAATGAAGCATTAACATGAAACTTAGAAGATGCTTTTAAAAAGTCAGTTTTATGACAATCATAACAATTATTATGAGGTTTAGTAGTTCTGAAAGTAATATCATTTTCATGGCATTCATCACAATCGGCAATTTTATGAGAACCATTGAGTCTAAATCCCGAAAATTTATGTTTATAATCTAAAATACTCCATTCTTCAACATCATGACATTCGGAGCAATTACTATTTAAATAACCTTTATGATAATCTGAATGACAACTAATACATGATGACGACACATTAAAATTATGATTCTTATGACAGACATTACAATCTGTTTGAGCATGCTTTCCAGCTTCGAACTTTTGGTTCTTGTGATCATAATTTACATTCTTAAACTTAACATCATTATGACAGGTATTACACTTTAAGTCTAGATTA
This genomic stretch from Candidatus Delongbacteria bacterium harbors:
- a CDS encoding putative DNA binding domain-containing protein; protein product: MTLDEIKRFIELGEGFHLELKESLDKNLIEEVCAFANSSGGKIILGVTDKGIIKGINTDNATRSKVQDMLQQLEPSLPIIISVLENLIIIDVPQGTEKPYGCSRGFFLRIGPNSQKLSRNEIVSFFEKEGRIRFDELENRKADFSNDFDENAYKKFIQLANITPSIEKTYLLKNLDCLNENSKLTNAGVLFFTKSTDFLINHATVVCVLYKGNEKLHILDKKDFKSSIIENIENAVLFVQRHTNLAYKIEHLQREEIPEIPELALRESIINAVCHRDYFQKGSNVMIEIFDDRVEISNPGGIPSELDPADFGTKSVARNPVIASLLHRVDYIEKIGSGINRIKNSVSDQNSCTVEFKLTGFFTVTFKRVDMIMSSKTSEKTSEKTSEKTSEKTSEKTSEKILNLLKENSTITIQDLANLLNKSTRAVEMQISKLKSENKILRIGADKGGYWEVVEKE
- a CDS encoding tail fiber domain-containing protein, translating into MVKCVKFFLIALLFFTTVINAQSVGINTTGSLAHPSAMLDVSSTTKGFLAPRMTKSEREAIASPASGLTVFQTDDITGYYYYTGSAWTKINSGENSYQWEVNGNDIYYNSGNVGIGAAPSISKLLVEGGSIGIRSLSNLNNHDNFSIMSEAKGVGGFQNRGISLDVAGATYNIGANILIQGLSGGVVNYGVNTYVNGASNSTNYGYYADLENIGNNNNYAFYVSGLNSASNNYAFYSNGTAKSYFGGNVSIGTTNSTNSLEVSNTTLNRISASVSTNVQSGYQIKRTDTSYDTDWQIFSPASSDQMIVSESSQNLFTFNKAGKFGIKTLNPYGLLHLGETYGVLLSMGASYWDQQTVIEVGHDGYQNWTDIRVPVYENNYPSSKIRLTEEGDVGIGVNPKYRFHIVSENLEWPSYYFYGKEAAMVIGTEKDNDYNIAFQVRRGAEKDNMYTGDISFTVMTNGNVGIGSIYTYHLFALDGGAYSDGETWVSASDSRLKENITPYEKNGIKQIMKLKPVSYNYKSDTEKKEQLGFIAQEIREILPEVVSGMEGDIEKGETLGINYDGIVPVLTKAIQEQQLLIENQQKQIEELKKVVEDLIKSNNSSKE